In a genomic window of Mycolicibacter heraklionensis:
- a CDS encoding DUF881 domain-containing protein produces the protein MSSTDPASHGRHELPQPTPHDGVAPPRGRSGPLFSVLGMLLCLLLGVAIVTQVRQNDSQDALETARPADLLVLLDSLRQREATLNTEIAELQQTLNALQESGSSDQAAIENAQARLAALAIMVGTVGAVGPGVVITVDDPARGVAPETMLDVINELRAAGAEAMEVRDGTKAVRIGVDSWVAGAPGALEFDGTALTPPYSVLAIGDPPTLAAAMNIPGGAVDSVKRLGGAMGVQQADRVEVTVLRQPKPRQYAQPVK, from the coding sequence CACGGACCCGGCGTCGCACGGCCGGCACGAGCTGCCGCAGCCGACCCCGCACGACGGTGTGGCGCCGCCGCGCGGCCGCTCCGGCCCACTGTTCAGCGTGCTGGGGATGCTGCTGTGCCTGCTGTTGGGCGTGGCGATCGTCACGCAGGTCCGCCAGAACGACTCCCAGGACGCGCTGGAGACGGCCCGGCCCGCCGACCTGCTGGTGCTGCTGGACTCGCTGCGTCAACGCGAGGCCACCCTCAACACCGAAATCGCCGAACTGCAGCAGACGCTCAACGCCCTGCAGGAGTCCGGCAGCAGTGACCAGGCCGCTATCGAGAACGCCCAAGCGCGGCTCGCCGCCCTGGCGATCATGGTCGGCACGGTGGGCGCGGTCGGGCCCGGCGTCGTGATCACCGTCGACGATCCGGCCCGCGGTGTCGCACCCGAGACGATGCTCGACGTGATCAACGAGCTGCGGGCGGCCGGTGCCGAGGCGATGGAAGTGCGCGACGGCACCAAGGCGGTGCGCATCGGGGTGGATTCGTGGGTTGCTGGCGCACCCGGCGCGCTGGAGTTCGATGGCACGGCTCTGACGCCGCCGTATTCGGTTCTGGCGATTGGCGATCCGCCGACTCTGGCTGCCGCGATGAACATTCCCGGCGGGGCGGTCGACAGCGTCAAACGGCTTGGCGGCGCCATGGGAGTGCAGCAAGCCGACCGCGTGGAGGTGACCGTGTTGCGACAACCGAAACCGCGCCAATACGCTCAGCCAGTCAAGTGA
- the gcvH gene encoding glycine cleavage system protein GcvH: MSSESLVPSDLYYTAEHEWVRRTGPDTVRVGITDFAQAALGDVVFVQLPAAGTGVTAGEAFGEVESTKSVSDLYAPITASVSAVNADLDANPQLVNSEPYGAGWLLELQVANADSAALDQSLSGLLTADAYRATLSE, encoded by the coding sequence GTGAGCTCGGAAAGTTTAGTTCCGTCCGACCTGTACTACACCGCCGAGCACGAGTGGGTTCGCCGCACGGGCCCCGACACCGTCCGGGTGGGTATCACCGACTTCGCGCAGGCGGCCTTGGGTGACGTGGTGTTCGTGCAACTGCCCGCAGCGGGCACCGGAGTCACCGCGGGAGAGGCATTCGGTGAGGTGGAGTCGACCAAATCGGTCTCCGACCTCTACGCGCCCATCACCGCGTCGGTGAGCGCGGTCAACGCCGACCTGGACGCGAACCCGCAATTGGTGAACTCCGAGCCCTACGGCGCCGGCTGGCTGCTGGAACTTCAGGTGGCGAACGCGGATTCGGCAGCTCTGGACCAGAGTCTGTCGGGCCTGCTGACTGCCGACGCCTACCGGGCGACGTTGTCGGAATGA
- the garA gene encoding glycogen accumulation regulator GarA translates to MTEKDPATGQDQAGDEVTVETTSVFRADFLNELDAPAQAGGESLTSGVEGLPVGSALLVVKRGPNAGSRFLLDQPVTAAGRHPDSDIFLDDVTVSRRHAEFRLEGNEFQVVDVGSLNGTYVNREPVDSAVLVNGDEVQVGKFRLVFLTGPKTGETEAGPGS, encoded by the coding sequence GTGACGGAGAAGGACCCGGCGACGGGGCAAGACCAGGCAGGCGACGAGGTCACCGTGGAAACCACATCGGTTTTCCGCGCTGACTTCCTGAACGAACTCGACGCTCCCGCGCAGGCGGGCGGCGAGAGCCTGACCTCGGGTGTGGAGGGCCTGCCCGTGGGCTCGGCGTTGCTGGTCGTCAAGCGTGGTCCCAACGCCGGATCGCGGTTCCTGCTCGACCAACCGGTCACCGCAGCCGGTCGGCACCCCGACAGCGACATCTTCCTCGATGACGTCACGGTGAGCCGTCGGCACGCCGAGTTCCGGCTGGAGGGCAACGAGTTTCAGGTCGTCGACGTCGGCAGCCTCAACGGGACCTACGTCAACCGGGAACCGGTCGATTCGGCGGTCCTGGTCAACGGCGACGAGGTGCAGGTGGGTAAGTTCCGCCTGGTCTTCCTGACCGGCCCGAAGACGGGTGAGACCGAGGCCGGGCCGGGCAGCTAA
- the ftsR gene encoding transcriptional regulator FtsR, translated as MTAPDSPELAGMSIGAVLDLLRPDFPDVTVSKIRFLEAEGLVMPQRAASGYRRFSAYDCARLRYVLTAQRDHYLPLKVIKARLDAEPDGALPSPESPYPVPRLVAAGGETAGGTALPASPRQVRLSREDLLARSGGDDALLTALVRSGVITPGPGGLFDEHAVVIVQCARGLADYGVEPRHLRAFRSAADRQSDLISQIAGPLVKGGKAGARDRADDLAREVAALAIALHTALLKSSVHDVLHG; from the coding sequence ATGACCGCGCCCGACAGCCCTGAACTGGCCGGGATGTCAATCGGAGCGGTGCTGGATCTGCTGCGGCCGGATTTTCCCGACGTCACGGTCTCCAAGATTCGCTTCTTGGAGGCCGAGGGGCTGGTCATGCCGCAGCGGGCGGCGTCGGGCTACCGCCGATTCAGCGCGTACGACTGCGCCCGGCTTCGTTACGTGCTGACCGCGCAACGCGACCACTACCTGCCACTGAAGGTGATCAAGGCGCGGCTGGATGCCGAACCGGACGGCGCGCTGCCGTCACCCGAGTCGCCGTACCCCGTGCCGCGTCTTGTGGCAGCCGGCGGCGAAACCGCCGGTGGGACGGCGCTGCCTGCGTCGCCTCGGCAGGTGCGGCTGAGCCGGGAGGATCTGCTGGCGCGCTCGGGCGGCGACGACGCACTGCTGACGGCTTTGGTCAGATCGGGCGTCATCACCCCCGGGCCGGGCGGGCTGTTCGACGAGCACGCGGTCGTGATCGTCCAGTGCGCGCGGGGGCTGGCCGACTACGGCGTGGAACCGCGGCACCTGCGGGCGTTCCGCTCGGCGGCCGACCGGCAATCCGACCTGATCTCCCAGATCGCCGGTCCGCTGGTCAAGGGGGGCAAGGCGGGCGCCCGTGACCGGGCCGACGACTTGGCGCGCGAGGTCGCGGCGCTGGCGATCGCACTGCACACCGCGCTGCTCAAGTCCTCGGTACACGACGTACTGCACGGCTGA
- a CDS encoding bifunctional nuclease family protein produces the protein MGEVRVVGIRVEQPQNQPVLLLREADGDRYLPIWIGQAEAAAIALEQQGVEPARPLTHDLIRDLIGALGHSLKEVRIVDLQEGTFYADLIFDRDITVSARPSDSVAIALRVGVPIYVEEAVLAEAGLLIPDEGDDETAGAVREDEVEKFKEFLDSVSPDDFKAT, from the coding sequence ATGGGTGAAGTACGCGTGGTCGGCATCCGCGTCGAGCAGCCGCAGAACCAGCCGGTGCTGCTCCTGCGTGAGGCCGACGGTGATCGATATCTCCCGATCTGGATCGGGCAGGCCGAAGCCGCCGCCATCGCTCTGGAGCAGCAGGGCGTGGAGCCGGCCCGCCCCCTGACCCACGACTTGATCCGCGACCTGATCGGTGCCCTCGGACATTCGCTCAAAGAGGTCCGAATCGTCGACCTGCAGGAGGGCACGTTCTACGCCGACCTGATCTTCGACCGCGACATCACGGTGTCGGCGCGTCCGTCGGACTCGGTGGCCATCGCCTTGCGGGTGGGGGTGCCGATCTACGTCGAGGAAGCGGTGCTGGCCGAAGCGGGCCTGCTGATCCCCGACGAGGGTGACGACGAGACGGCGGGTGCGGTGCGTGAAGACGAGGTGGAGAAGTTCAAGGAATTCCTCGATAGCGTGTCGCCCGACGATTTCAAAGCAACCTGA
- a CDS encoding MerR family transcriptional regulator, whose amino-acid sequence MGDQPGQEQLDFTGQSDTGDREVPAAPSSAGQPVQGGLFPDDSVPDELVGYRGPSACQIAGITYRQLDYWARTSLVVPSIRGAAGSGSQRLYSFKDILVLKIVKRLLDTGISLHNIRIAVDHLRERGVQDLANITLFSDGTTVYECTSAEEVVDLLQGGQGVFGIAVSGAMRELTGVISDFPGERADGGESIAAPEDELASRRKFRDRKTG is encoded by the coding sequence GTGGGCGACCAACCGGGGCAGGAACAGCTGGACTTCACGGGTCAGTCCGACACGGGTGACCGCGAAGTCCCCGCGGCCCCTTCCAGCGCCGGCCAACCCGTACAGGGCGGACTGTTCCCCGACGACTCCGTTCCCGACGAACTCGTCGGCTACCGCGGCCCCAGTGCCTGCCAAATCGCCGGCATCACCTATCGCCAGCTCGACTACTGGGCTCGTACCTCCCTGGTGGTGCCGTCGATCCGGGGGGCGGCCGGCTCCGGCAGCCAGCGGCTGTACTCGTTCAAAGACATCCTGGTGCTCAAGATCGTGAAGCGACTCCTCGACACCGGAATCTCGCTGCACAACATCCGGATCGCTGTCGACCACCTTCGTGAGCGCGGTGTGCAGGATCTGGCCAACATCACGCTGTTCTCCGACGGCACCACCGTCTACGAGTGCACTTCGGCCGAGGAGGTCGTCGACCTGCTGCAGGGCGGCCAGGGTGTGTTCGGGATCGCGGTGTCGGGCGCGATGCGCGAGTTGACCGGCGTGATCTCCGACTTCCCGGGTGAGCGCGCCGACGGCGGCGAGTCGATCGCCGCACCGGAAGACGAACTGGCCAGCCGCCGCAAGTTCCGCGACCGCAAGACCGGCTAG